In Xenopus laevis strain J_2021 chromosome 2S, Xenopus_laevis_v10.1, whole genome shotgun sequence, a genomic segment contains:
- the pou3f3.S gene encoding POU domain, class 3, transcription factor 3 produces the protein MATAASNPYLPSNSILSPGSIVHSDSGGGMQPGSAAVTSVAGGYRGDPTVKMVQSDFMQGAMAASNGGHMLSHAHQWVTALPHAAAAAAAAAAAEAGSHWSSSPVGMTGSPQHPQQQQQDVKGGAGRDELHPGAALHHRPPHLGPHQGHPGGWGAAAASHIQSMAAGTPQQQQQQQQQQQQQALLYSQTGAFTVNGMLSPPPGSQNLVHPGLVRGDTPELGDHPGHHHHHHHQHQQHHQQQQQQLHHDGLNSHDPHSDEDTPTSDDLEQFAKQFKQRRIKLGFTQADVGLALGTLYGNVFSQTTICRFEALQLSFKNMCKLKPLLNKWLEEADSSTGSPTSIDKIAAQGRKRKKRTSIEVSVKGALESHFLKCPKPAAQEITNLADSLQLEKEVVRVWFCNRRQKEKRMTPPGIQQQTPDDVYSQVGNVGADTPPPHHGMQTSVQ, from the coding sequence ATGGCCACGGCTGCCTCTAACCCCTACCTCCCCAGCAACAGCATCCTCTCCCCGGGATCCATCGTGCACTCAGACTCAGGGGGGGGAATGCAGCCTGGAAGCGCCGCCGTCACCTCAGTGGCAGGAGGATACCGGGGGGACCCCACGGTGAAGATGGTGCAGAGTGACTTCATGCAGGGGGCAATGGCTGCCAGCAACGGGGGGCACATGCTGAGCCACGCACACCAGTGGGTTACTGCCTTACCCCACGCAGCGGCGGCGGCAGCAGCTGCAGCAGCGGCAGAGGCAGGCTCTCACTGGTCCAGCAGCCCGGTGGGTATGACAGGCAGTCCGCAGCACCCTCAGCAACAACAACAGGACGTTAAAGGGGGAGCTGGGAGAGACGAACTGCACCCTGGGGCCGCACTACATCACCGGCCACCTCACCTAGGACCCCATCAAGGGCATCCAGGAGGCTGGGGGGCGGCAGCCGCATCACACATTCAGTCAATGGCAGCGGGGActccacagcagcagcagcaacaacagcagcagcagcagcagcaagctcTTCTATACTCCCAAACGGGGGCATTCACTGTGAACGGTATGCTGAGCCCACCCCCGGGGAGCCAAAACCTGGTACATCCAGGACTAGTAAGGGGAGACACGCCAGAACTCGGGGACCATCCTGGGCATCATCATCACCACCATCACCAGCATCAACAACACCAccagcaacaacagcagcagcttcaCCATGATGGGTTGAATAGCCACGACCCTCATTCTGATGAAGACACCCCGACCTCGGATGACCTGGAGCAATTTGCCAAGCAGTTTAAGCAGCGCAGGATCAAGCTGGGCTTTACTCAGGCAGATGTGGGCCTGGCCCTGGGCACCCTCTATGGCAATGTCTTCTCCCAGACCACCATCTGCAGGTTCGAGGCGCTCCAGCTCAGCTTTAAGAACATGTGCAAGCTCAAGCCTCTGCTCAACAAGTGGCTGGAGGAGGCCGACTCCTCCACTGGCAGCCCCACCAGCATCGACAAAATCGCAGCGCAGGGCAGGAAGAGAAAGAAGAGGACTTCAATAGAGGTGAGCGTAAAAGGGGCATTGGAGAGCCACTTTCTCAAGTGCCCTAAACCAGCGGCTCAGGAAATCACCAACCTGGCGGACAGCCTCCAACTGGAGAAGGAGGTGGTTAGGGTCTGGTTTTGCAACCGCAGGCAGAAGGAGAAGAGGATGACCCCACCGGGGATCCAGCAGCAGACGCCAGATGATGTCTACTCCCAGGTGGGCAATGTAGGGGCTGACACACCGCCCCCTCACCACGGGATGCAGACTAGTGTGCAATGA